The Sinorhizobium fredii USDA 257 region CGCCACCTTCTCGCCGCGCGTCTTGATGATGTCGTCCTTGCGGCCGACGAAGTAGAGGAAGCCCTCGTCGTCAGTGCGGAAGAGGTCGCCTGTATAGAGCACCTTTTCCCATGGATTCGGGCCGGGGCGCAGCATGCGCTCGGTGGCCGCTTCGTTGCGCCAGTAGCCCTGCATGACATGCGGCCCGCGGATCACCAACTCGCCGGGAACACCCGGCGGCACGCGTTTCCCCTCGTCGTCGACGACGAAGGCTTCGGTGTTGGGAATGGCGATACCGACCGAGCCGGGCCGGCGATCGAGTTCGTCCGGAGGCAGATAGGTGCAGCGCTTGCACTCCGTCAGGCCGTACATGGAATACAGCCGAGCTGACGGAAAAAGCTCCCGCAAGCGGGCGATATGCGCCGGCGGAAGCGCTGCGGCAGTGTTGGAGATATAGCGCAGGCTCGGCAGGAAGCCGGGTTCAAGGTCGCGCATCTGCAGGATCATCGCGGCCATCGTCGGGACCAGCGGGAAACCGGTCACGCCTTCGGCACGAATGCGTTCGAAGATCGTCTGCGGAAAGGCGAAGGATTTTTCCAGTACGAGTGTGGCGCCGAGTCGGATCGTCATCAGCAACTGATAAAGCCCGTAGTCGAAAGCCAGCGGCAGGACGTTGAGGATGATATCATCCGGCGTGTTGCGGAGATAAGCGGTGATCGACTCCGACGCCGCATCGATATTGCGATGCGTCATCATCACGCCCTTCGGGCGGCCGGTCGATCCGGACGTATAGATCAGCATGGCGAGATCGACGTCGATGCCGCCGTGAAGGACGCGCAACGGCTCGGCCTTCAGGCACTGCTCGAAGGATGCCGCACCTTCCGCCGTGCGACCGACCGGCGCCGCGGTCGAGGCGACGAAAAGCGGCCTTCCTGAAAGCGCGCGCGCCTCCGCGACTATCGGCATCAATTTTGCCTGCGTCAGGATCGCCGCCGCCTCGCAATCGGCAATGATATAGGCGAGCTTGTCGGCCTTCGTGGAGGCGTTGACCGGGCTAAAGGTCCCGCCAGCCTTGAGGATCGCGAAGATCGCTACCGCCGCTTCCCAGCAGTTATCCATGAACACCAGAACGCGGTCGTTGGCATTGACGCCGCTTGCGGCGAGAGCCGCGGCAAGCCGCGACGAAAGATCGTCCAGCTCCTTGTAGCTCAGCCGTTTCCGATCGGTGACCAGCGCCGTCTTTGCCCCTTGGGCCGCGGCGTTCCTGATAAGGAAATGCTCGAACCTCATGTTCGTGATGCCCCGCCCTAACCCCTCTTATGCCGTAACCGGCACGGCTTTCGCCGCGATGAAGGCCGAGATGCGCGCCAGCGAATCGAGATTCGCCGGGACGATATCGGCATCCGCCATTGCGATCCCGAACTGGTCCTCGATGAAGGCGACGAGTTCCAGAACGCCGGTCGAATCGATGATGTCGTTCTCGATCATCGAGGCCGTATCGGCCAGGTCGTAGGAAGTATCGCCAAAGAGGAAATTCTCGATGATGAAGGTCCTGACCTTCTCCTTGATCGCTTGCGTCATGTGTTCTCCTTTCGCTGTTTCCGTTTCAGGCCGCTTCGGCCTTGCCGATGCCGGCGCCGGTGAATGTCTGCAGCCACAGCTGCGTCGAGAGAATGCCGACGAAGGCGGCGTTGTCGCGGAAGCCCGAGGCCGGGCGCGCGCGGCATTTCTCGTAGAGCTTCGTCACCGCCCTGACATTGAAGAGGCCGCCCTCGGCGACCGCATCCTCGCTCAAGGCGCCGCGGACGTAATCGAGCTCGCCGGGGCCGCTGAACGAATGGCTGTCGGGTGCGCGATAGGGCTGCTTCACCCGTTTGCCGATCACAGCCGGCAAGAGGTCCTTCGTCGCTTCGCGCAGGATATGCTTCTCCGTGAGGCCCTTGAGCTTCATTTCCGGCGGCAGCTTCGCCGCAAACTCGACCAGCCGATGGTCGAGGAAGGGGAAGCGGCCCTCGATCCCGTGGGCCATCGCCATCCGGTCGCCTTGGCTGGAGAGGATGTAGCCGGGCAACAGGAAGCGGCTTTCGAGATATTGCGCCTGGTGCAGTGGGTGCCATCGACCGAAATCCTGTGGCAGCCGGCCGATCAGTTCGTCAGCCGCATCGTAGTCCTTCAGTTGCGCACGCAGGTCGCCGGAGAAAAACAGTTTCGTCGCGGCCGTGCCCTTGAGGCGCGGGCGATGCGAGAAGAGGAGGTCGTCGAGCGGCGCGTCGCCGGCGCCGAAAAAGGCGGCGAGATATTCCGGCGATTGCTGCTTGAGACCCGGCAGATAGGGATAGAGCTTGCGGAAGAGATGCGGCCGGATGTGCGAGCCCGGCTGCCGTCCGCAGAAGCGGCGCACCCGGGCTTCCTTGAAGATGTCGTAGCCGGCGAACACCTCGTCGGCGCCCTCGCCAGTCAGCACGACCTTGAGCCCCGCCTCCCGAACCAGCCCGGACAATTGATAGAGCGGGGCCGGCGCCGTGCGGATGATCGGCCTCTCGGTGAAGCGGATGACGTCCGGAAAGGACTTTGCGATATCGCCGGTGCGGCAAGCGATCGCGCTATGCTGCGTGCCGAGCGCCGCAGCCATTTCCAGCTGGAAGGCACTTTCGTCGTGTTCGGCGCTGTCGAAGGTAACCGAGAAGGTCCGAAGCCGCTGCGGCGTCATGCCGGCGGCCAGCGCCGAGACGATCGAGGAATCGAGCCCGCCGGA contains the following coding sequences:
- a CDS encoding class I adenylate-forming enzyme family protein is translated as MRFEHFLIRNAAAQGAKTALVTDRKRLSYKELDDLSSRLAAALAASGVNANDRVLVFMDNCWEAAVAIFAILKAGGTFSPVNASTKADKLAYIIADCEAAAILTQAKLMPIVAEARALSGRPLFVASTAAPVGRTAEGAASFEQCLKAEPLRVLHGGIDVDLAMLIYTSGSTGRPKGVMMTHRNIDAASESITAYLRNTPDDIILNVLPLAFDYGLYQLLMTIRLGATLVLEKSFAFPQTIFERIRAEGVTGFPLVPTMAAMILQMRDLEPGFLPSLRYISNTAAALPPAHIARLRELFPSARLYSMYGLTECKRCTYLPPDELDRRPGSVGIAIPNTEAFVVDDEGKRVPPGVPGELVIRGPHVMQGYWRNEAATERMLRPGPNPWEKVLYTGDLFRTDDEGFLYFVGRKDDIIKTRGEKVAPKEVETVLHAHPGIAEAVVIGVPDPVLGAAIGALVVLSDPTLSEKDVIRHCARHLEDFMVPKIVEFRAELPKTDTGKVSRRLAAETLEAAE
- a CDS encoding acyl carrier protein; its protein translation is MTQAIKEKVRTFIIENFLFGDTSYDLADTASMIENDIIDSTGVLELVAFIEDQFGIAMADADIVPANLDSLARISAFIAAKAVPVTA
- the asnB gene encoding asparagine synthase (glutamine-hydrolyzing), producing the protein MCGFSGYFGSIRDGRALLESMTAAIAHRGPDEQGIFIAPEAGLGHVRLSIVGLGDGQQPMSDASGELTIAFNGEIFNYVELRDELRAKGRRFRTSSDTEVILHLYDEMGEECVSLLNGDFAFAIWDARRRRMMLARDRMGVRPLFYTAYGGTFYFASEVKALLQVPGVSAEIDPIALDQIFTLWAPIAPRTPFRNILELEPAHLMTVDQHGVTTRPYWQLQYPDRDQPPVYVDEGSAAEELRALLTDATRIRMRADVPVGAYLSGGLDSSIVSALAAGMTPQRLRTFSVTFDSAEHDESAFQLEMAAALGTQHSAIACRTGDIAKSFPDVIRFTERPIIRTAPAPLYQLSGLVREAGLKVVLTGEGADEVFAGYDIFKEARVRRFCGRQPGSHIRPHLFRKLYPYLPGLKQQSPEYLAAFFGAGDAPLDDLLFSHRPRLKGTAATKLFFSGDLRAQLKDYDAADELIGRLPQDFGRWHPLHQAQYLESRFLLPGYILSSQGDRMAMAHGIEGRFPFLDHRLVEFAAKLPPEMKLKGLTEKHILREATKDLLPAVIGKRVKQPYRAPDSHSFSGPGELDYVRGALSEDAVAEGGLFNVRAVTKLYEKCRARPASGFRDNAAFVGILSTQLWLQTFTGAGIGKAEAA